AGGACGTCGCCGAACAGCTCGGCATCAGCCGCACGACGGTGATCCGTCTGCTCGACGAGGCGATGAAGCGCAGCGAAGTCCAGATCTGGATCAACGATTCGATCGATGACTGCGTTGAACTTTCGGTGAAGCTGGAGCGTGCCTATGGCCTCGACGAGGCGATCGTCGTCCCTGCGCCGGTCAATGGTGATGTGAATTCGCTGGCTAAAAATGTCGGCCTGGCGCTTGGCCAGTTCCTCTCCGAAGCCATCCCGGACGACTATACCATCGGCGTCGGCTGGGGCCGCACAATGACCGCCTCGCTGTCGAGCTTCCGGCCGCCGCGCCGCACCAATTGCAAAGTCGTCTCGCTGCTGGGCGGCATCGTCGCCGTGCATCAGACGAATCCGATCGATTACACATGGCGGCTGGCAAACCAGCTTGGCGCCGAATGCTACATGTTCCTGGCGCCGCTTCTCGTCGATTCCATCGAGACCAAGCGCAATCTGATCGAGAAATGCGGGTTGGACACGATCTATCGCCTCGCGGAGAACCTCGATCTGGCGATCGTCAGCTGCGGCGATATCGGCCCGCATTCGACCTCGCTGTCGGAGGGCTGGATATCGAAGGCCGAGCTGCAGCAACTGATCGATGCCGGCTGCGTCTGCGACACGATGTTCAACTTCCTCGACAGGGACGGCAATTCGGTCGACCACTCGATCAATCGGCGCGTCATGTCCGTCGATCTCGACACGCTGAAGGAGGCAAAGCACATCGTGCTCTCCTCCGGCGGCGCCCATCGGGCCGTGGCGATCCGCGCCACGATCAAGCGCATCGGCTGCAACACGCTGATCACCGATGAAAGTGCTGCCCGGGCGCTGCTGGAACTGGCCGAGGCATCACCGTCTGCCATTTCTCCCCAGCAGGGGGAAGTGGCGGAGCGATAAGCGGCGAACGAACGCCGCTCCGCCCCGGGAAATGCCATCAGGCGTGCGCCGATTCCCAGCCAAGCATCGCCCGCTTGCGGGTGAGGCCCCAGTGGTAGCCCGTCAGGGTGCCGTCCTTGCCGACCGCCCGGTGGCAGGGGACCACGAAGGAGATCGGGTTTGCCCCGACCGCCGCACCCACCGCGCGTTGCGCCGTCGGCCGGCCGATATCGTTGGCGATATCGGAATAGGTGACGGCCTTGCCGAACGGGATCTTCAGGAGGCTTTCCCAGACGCTCACCTGGAAGTCCGTGCCGATCAGCACGACGCGCAACGGCTGGTCAGAGGACCATTTGCCGGGTTCGAAGATGCGGGCGGCATAAGGCACAGTCGCCTGCAGGTCCTCAACATAACAGGCGTTCGGCCAACGGCAGGTCATGTCTTCGAGGCAGGCCCTCTCGTCGCCGGAATCGCTGAAGGCAAGGCCGGCAAGGCCGCGGTCGGTCACCATGATCAGCGCCATGCCGAAGGGGCAGATATGGAAGCCGTAGCGGATGGTGAGACCCCCGCCCTTGGCCTTCCATTCGCCAGGCGACATCGCCTCATGGGTGACAAAAAGGTCGTGCAGGCGGCTCGGCCCGGAGAGGCCGACCTCGATCGAGGTCTCGAGCAGCGGCATGTCTTCCTTGCGCAGCAGCCGCTTGGCGTGGTCGAGCGTCACCGCCTGCAGGAAGCCCTTGGGCGATAGCCCGGCCCAGCGGGTGAAGGTCTTCTGCAGCTGGGTCGGCGACTGGTTGAGCCGCGCCGCGATCGCCTCCAGCGAAGGCTGGTCGCGATAATCCTCGGTGATGAGTTCGATCACCCGACGGACAATGTCATAATCAGGGCCGTCAGGCGTGATGTCTGTCTGCAGGTTGGCAATCATATTCATCGTCTTTCTCCTTGTAACCAGGAGATAGTCAAGTGGGCGTGCGCAGACCACCCGATTCTTGCGCAACTGTCGGATAGGTTCAGATCCGCTGCTTGACCGTCGCCAGTGCTCCCTTGAAGGCCTTGGCGAAGCTTTCGCGATCGTCGGGATTGAGGAAGGAGCCGATATCCGTGCGCCGACCCTCGCCGAAGATATGCATGGAAAGGATGCCGATCTCCTGGTGCCGGCGAACCAGGAAGCGCGCCCAGAACGGATTGAAGTGGTGCTCCACCATCCGTCCTGATGGCGTAAACTTACGCACCGACACATCAGTGCGCGACACCGTCACCTGTTCGCGCGCTTTCCCGGAGCGATAATTCAGCCAGAAGGCGCCGTAGAGAAGCACGAAATCCAGTCCGAAAAAGAAGCCGATCGGCCATGCCCCCGTCGCGATGAAGAAAGTGCCGTAAAGCAAGCAAACTGCACCGGACAGGGCAAGCAGCACCTTGAACCCCCGGCGGCCGAGCGACCGGTGGGGAAAGAGCTCGGCGGCAAAAACAGGCTGCTCGTTGAAGCTGTCGGCGTTGCTTTCCATCATGGCCGTTGAGTATAGATTGTCCATGGCGAATCCGAAACTCAAATCCGTTATCAAGACGCCGCAGGGCACGAATGTGATTGCCCGCCGCAAACCCGCGGCAGCAGTGCGAACGGCCTATTCATTGCCCGAGCGCGAGGAGATCTTCCGCCGCTTCTCGGTACAGCGGCCGGAACCGAGGGGCGAGCTCGAGCACACCAACCCCTTCACGCTCGTCGTCGCCGTGGCACTTTCGGCGCAAGCGACCGATGTCGGCGTCAACAAGGCGACGCGCGCGCTCTTCAAGGTCGCCGATACGCCGGAAAAGATGCTCGATCTCGGCGAGGATCGGCTGCGCGATTACATCAGGACGATCGGCCTCTACCGCAACAAGGCGAAAAACGTCATCGCGCTCTCGCAGATACTGGTCGACCAATTCGGTAGCAAGGTGCCGGAGACGCGCGATGAACTGGTGAGACTGCCGGGCGTCGGTCGCAAGACCGCCAATGTCGTGCTTTCCATGGCCTTCGGCCAGGCGACGATGGCCGTCGACACGCACATCTTTCGCATCGCCAATCGCATCAGGCTCGCCCCCGGCAAGACACCTGACGAGGTCGAGGAACGCCTGATGAAGGTGATCCCGAAACATTACCTCTATCATGCGCATCACTGGCTGATCCTGCACGGCCGCTACACCTGCAAGGCGCGCCGCCCCGAATGCGAACGTTGCGTCATTGCCGATCTCTGCAAATCGCCGGAAAAGAGTTGGGATGTGCCGGCACCACTGGTCGAGCTACCGCCGCAGGTGATCGGCGAGGCCGTCGAGTAGAACTGCGATCGCCTGTTCGTACTGCCGCCGTTCAGCGCCCGCCTCGATCGCGATCGCCGCGCGATCGAAGGCCGCCGATAGCAGCGACGTCAGCGGTTCGAGCAGGGCGCCGGCCGCCGGAAGCATCGCTGCCAGTCCTGCCCGCAGCGTCGCTTCCGCATTCTCTGCATCGATCGTCGCGCTCGCCGGCAGGCCGAGAACGGCAGGTGCCTCGATCAGCAGCAGCCGCGTGCGCCCTGGCGTCATCATCGCATCGAAATAGGCCGAGGCCCCGGCAATCAGCCCGGCATGCGGCGCGTCGTAGGACCCTGAGCGCGCCTCGATCGCCTCGGCCACCGCTTTCGCCTCGCATTCGACAACCGCGCGAAAAAGCGCCTTCTTGTCTTCAAAATGATGGTAGAGCGCGCCACGCGTCACTCCTGCCGCCGCGACGATCTCCGGCGTCGCGGTTTCGGCATAACCTTTCTCGACGAAGAGACGTCGACCGGCAGCGATCAGCGCCTGTCTCGTCTGTTCCGTTCTCTCGCGATTGCTGCGGCTCATGCAGGTTTCTTTACATACAAACCGAATGTATGTTAATAGCAAAAAAACATACATATTGTACGTAAATGAAAAGGAGGAAAAAAGATGAAATCGACGAGCTATTATCCTGTCATCATGACCGACGACGTTGCCGGCACCGCCAGCTTCTATTGCACGCATTTCGGCTTCAAAGTTCTGTTCGAAAGCGACTGGTATGTTCACCTGCAATCGGCAGAGGAGGATCATATCGCGCTTGCCATCCTTGACGGCAGCCACGAGACCATCCCGGCCGTAGCCCGCGGCAGGGTGTCCGGCCTGCTCCTCAATGTCGAGGTCGCCGATGTCGATGCAATCTATGCAGCCTGCCGGAGCGCCGGCCTGCCAATTCTGAGAGAGATCCGCGACGAGGATTTCGGCCAGCGGCATTTCATCACCGCCGATCCGAACGGCGTGCTGATCGACATCATCAAGCCGATCCCGCCGAGCGCCGAATTCGCGGCGATGTACGACGCCTCCGCCTTGCCCGGTTGAGCCTTGGAGCCTTTCCGGGTTAGATTGCAGCATTCTGCCGGAGCAGGTTTTCGCCAGGGCAGAGGCGATTGGCGAAGGGCATACCTCTTGGTACGTCCAAGCCGATCGCCTCTGCCCTGGCGAAAAGATGCCCGGCCCTTCGGGTTGGCTGAAACGCGCCGGCTGATCGACCATCCGACTCCGTTTGAGCCAACAGAATGCTTCAATCTAACCCGGAAAGGCTCTAGGCCCGCAACCCAGTGTCCCGTGCCGAAATCAGCTTGTGCAGATGCACCATCATACCGGCGGCGAAAAGCGGCGTCAGAAGATTGACGAATGGAATCGCTAGAAAGAGCGCGATCATCAGCCCGCCGAGAAAGACGGTGGAGGCGTGCTTGGCGCGGAAGAGCCGCGCCTCATCAGGCGAACGGGAGCGCATAGCCGCAAACTCGAAGAATTCCCGTCCGAGCAGGTAGCCGTTCACCAGAAAGAACGCGACCAGATTGACGCCGGGGATGAACAGCAGCAACAATGCCACGATATTGCCGAGGATCACCACGCCGAGGAACTTGATCGAGCTTGCCATCGCCGGACCGAGCGGCATGGCGGTCCCAGGCGCGTCCTTGGGATAGTCGCGCTTTTCGATGACATCGGCGACATCGTCGAGAAACAGGCCGGCGATCAACGCCGTGACCGGCGACAGCAGCAGCGCCAGCATCAGCGCAAGGCCGATACCGGCAAGGATCGCGAAGAGGAAAGCGAACCACCCCGCCCAATCCGGCATATCGGGAAAGAAACTCGTGAGCCAGGGAAAAAGGAAGGCCATGAAGGCCCCGCGCAACGCGAACCAGAGGCCGACCAGCACGAGGATCGTCAGGCCGAGCACTTTCCAGAAGACAGAACGTGTTTCCGATGCGAACAGATTGGCGAGCGATAGTCGAGCGGCGTCAAGAATCATGTCTCTGGCGTCTCCGGTTGCCCGAAGATGTAGGAAAGGCAGAGGCTATCGACAAGAGAGAATAAAATTGCATTCTGTAATAGAAAACTTGTCGAAAACCGAATGCTAATATAATATTGTGACGCATCTAAAAATACGCATGGGCCTGAGAAGCAGCTTCCGAGAATAGTTGCAAAGACAAGGGGCGCAGCAGCGCACCCACGGAACGCCTCTGAGGGAAGACGGGGGAGGCTGATGTGGAAGACTTTGTGCACAAACTCAGGCAATACGCAAAAACCGGCACGCCGGCGGAACGTCGTATCGCGAAATATTTCACCGAACACCTGAACGACCTGCCGTTCGAGACGGCTGCGTCCGTCGCCGACAGGCTGGATCTTTCGCCGATGACCGTCGGGCGCTTCCTGCGCGCGCTCGGCTACCAGGGATTGGACAGCGTCAAGGTCGAGATTCGCGAGACCGTGACGACATCGCCGGCGCAATTGCAGAGCGCCATGAGCGAGCTGCATGCGGACGCCGCCGAGGGCAAACCGCTCGCCGTGCTGGTTGCCGAACAGATCCAGGCCCTCCATCATATCTATCATCTGACGGCGCAGCCGCACTGGTCGGAAGCCGTCAGTTTGATCAGCACTGCCCGCGAAGTGTCGATCGCCACGCATGCGCGGCTCTCAAGCCTGGCCAATCATTTCTGCCAGCGGCTGACGCAAGCCCGCGACGGCGTGCGTACGCTCGACGCCGCCGACAACCGTTTTGCAGAACTCTTCGCCCGGCTGGCGGTCGACGACGCGCTGCTCGTCATCATCGACTGTCGCCGCTTCGCCAAGGCACGGCTGCTTGCCAGAACGGCGCGGCGCTATGGCTACAAGGTCGTGCTCATTTCACCACAGCAAGCGGACTGGATGGCGGACCAGTCGAACGTCATGCTGCCCTTGCCGCCCGCTCGCGCCCCCGATCTTGACAACCTTCCGCCGCTGATCGCGCTGCTCGACTGCCTGTCGGAATCCGTCATCCTCCAAGTCGGAGAGGAGGCGGCACTTCGCCGCCGCCGCATGATGGAATTTGCAACCGTCCTCGGCGAGACGGCAAACCACTAATTTAAAAGGCCAGCGCATAACCCCAAAAATCGGAATCGATTGCCGGAAAGGATTATGCGCAGATTCAAAATGATGGAGCGTCCTTAGAGCAATTCCAGCAAAAGTGCGAAGCGGTTTTGCGTCCGGAATTACGTAAAAACAAAGAGATAGAGCATTTCCGTGATTCGGAGAAAAACGGAAACGCTCTAGGCGGCGCCCTATTGCATCGTTTCCAATTCGGCGCGGTGCCGGTGCATGGCAAGAAGACGGCTGTAGTCGCGGTCGTAGAGCGCCTGCTTCGCCTTGTTGGGAAGCCGTTCGTCGGCGCCCGGATACATCGCCTCGCCGGCCGCCGCCAGATCCTTGTACAAGCCGCAGGCGACGGAGGCTGCGATTGCCGTGCCGAGCAGCACCGCTTCGTTCATCTTCGGCACCACGACCTTGCAGCCGGTCGCATCGCTATAAAGCTCCATCAGCACCGGGTTTTTCACGTGTCCGCCGGCGATATGCAGCGTATCGGTCATGTAACCGTATTCCTTCATCATTTCCAGGATATGGCGGATGCCGAGCGCAATCCCCACCGCAGAACGCCAATAAAGCGCGCAAAGCCCGTCGAAGGAGGTATCGAGCGTCAGTCCGCTGACGACGCCGACCGCATGCGGATCGGCGAGCGGCGAACGGTTGCCATGGAAATCCGGTAGCACGAAGATCCGCGCACCGAAGGCAGCGCCCTCCTCGGCCCGCAATTCGGCGATGCGCGCGACGATCCTCTGATGCAGCGCCGCCGTCGGCTCACCGCCGGCCGCATGCATGCGCACGATGTGGTCGAGCAGCGCGCCGGTCGCCGATTGCCCGGCCTCCACCAGCCAGGACTGCGGGAAGACAGCCTCGTAATAGGGACCCCACATGCCATGGCTCGGCTTGCGCTCCCGCGAGAAGGTAACGATGCAGCTCGACGTGCCGGCAATCAGCGCCAGCTGATGCTCGCGTTTGACAGGATCTGGGGCATAGCCGCCGAGCGCGCCGAGTGCACCGGCATAGGCGTCAATCATCCCGGCCGCGACATGGCAGTCCACAGTCAGTCCTAGCGCTTCCGCCGCTTCCTCGGTCAGCCGGCCGAGGCTGTCTCCGACGGGCGTGGTCTCATCCGGCAGGTTGCCGCGCGCCTGAAGGTCATCGAGGCCGATCCGCTCCAGGAAGTCTTGCTGCCAGCCCTTTTCGAGATGGGCAAGATAGTTCCATTTCGCCGTCAGCGTGCAGCGCGAACGGGCGGGCGATCCGGTCGATTTCCACGTCATGAAATCGGCGAGATCGAAGAAGTAGCCGGCCTTTTCCCATGTGGCGGGCAGCTTCGTCTTCAGCCACATCAGCTTCGGCATCTGCATTTCCGGCGACATCACGTGGCCGGAATGTTCGAGCACCCTGTGCTCTGTCGCCGTGCAGAAATCGGCTTCCGTCAGCGCCCGGTGATCGAGCCAGACGATCGTGTCGAAACGCCTCTCGCCACCTGTGGAAACGCTGAGCTGCCGGCCCTCGAGGTCACGGACGACGAGCGAACAGGTGGCGTCGAAGCCGATCGCTCCGACCGCCGCGGCGGCGATGCCGGATTGCTCCATCGCCCTGCGCACTGCCGTGCAGGCGGCCGACCAGATGTCTTCGGAATCATGCTCGGCATGGTTTTCGCGCGGCCGGTTCATCACGATCGGATGCTCGGCCTTGGCGAGCAATCGGCCGCGTGCGTCGAAGACGCCGGCGCGTGCGCTGCCGGTGCCGATATCCACCGCAACCACGTGATCCCGCATCAAGTCTTGGTCCCGTCCAGCTTATGGTTGCGGACAAGGTGTATCAAATCCGGCATGGCGTCAAACACCACTTCCGGCGAAAGGCGGTCGAGTTCGGCGCGATATCCGGCGAAATTGGCGTGTGATCCGCCGGTGAAGGCAAAGACCGTCATGCCTGCCGCCTTGGCGGCGGCAATGCCGGCCGGACTGTCTTCGACGACAAGGCAATGAGCCGGCGACACTTGCATTTCACGCGCCGCATGCAGGAAGAGATCGGGCGCCGGCTTGCCGCGCTTGACCATCGTCGCACTGAAG
This Rhizobium brockwellii DNA region includes the following protein-coding sequences:
- a CDS encoding sugar-binding transcriptional regulator produces the protein MVKLKRGTHTAYSEASSLRLRAAWLYYNEGLTQKDVAEQLGISRTTVIRLLDEAMKRSEVQIWINDSIDDCVELSVKLERAYGLDEAIVVPAPVNGDVNSLAKNVGLALGQFLSEAIPDDYTIGVGWGRTMTASLSSFRPPRRTNCKVVSLLGGIVAVHQTNPIDYTWRLANQLGAECYMFLAPLLVDSIETKRNLIEKCGLDTIYRLAENLDLAIVSCGDIGPHSTSLSEGWISKAELQQLIDAGCVCDTMFNFLDRDGNSVDHSINRRVMSVDLDTLKEAKHIVLSSGGAHRAVAIRATIKRIGCNTLITDESAARALLELAEASPSAISPQQGEVAER
- a CDS encoding methylated-DNA--[protein]-cysteine S-methyltransferase; translated protein: MNMIANLQTDITPDGPDYDIVRRVIELITEDYRDQPSLEAIAARLNQSPTQLQKTFTRWAGLSPKGFLQAVTLDHAKRLLRKEDMPLLETSIEVGLSGPSRLHDLFVTHEAMSPGEWKAKGGGLTIRYGFHICPFGMALIMVTDRGLAGLAFSDSGDERACLEDMTCRWPNACYVEDLQATVPYAARIFEPGKWSSDQPLRVVLIGTDFQVSVWESLLKIPFGKAVTYSDIANDIGRPTAQRAVGAAVGANPISFVVPCHRAVGKDGTLTGYHWGLTRKRAMLGWESAHA
- a CDS encoding DUF2244 domain-containing protein; amino-acid sequence: MMESNADSFNEQPVFAAELFPHRSLGRRGFKVLLALSGAVCLLYGTFFIATGAWPIGFFFGLDFVLLYGAFWLNYRSGKAREQVTVSRTDVSVRKFTPSGRMVEHHFNPFWARFLVRRHQEIGILSMHIFGEGRRTDIGSFLNPDDRESFAKAFKGALATVKQRI
- the nth gene encoding endonuclease III, with protein sequence MAVEYRLSMANPKLKSVIKTPQGTNVIARRKPAAAVRTAYSLPEREEIFRRFSVQRPEPRGELEHTNPFTLVVAVALSAQATDVGVNKATRALFKVADTPEKMLDLGEDRLRDYIRTIGLYRNKAKNVIALSQILVDQFGSKVPETRDELVRLPGVGRKTANVVLSMAFGQATMAVDTHIFRIANRIRLAPGKTPDEVEERLMKVIPKHYLYHAHHWLILHGRYTCKARRPECERCVIADLCKSPEKSWDVPAPLVELPPQVIGEAVE
- a CDS encoding TetR/AcrR family transcriptional regulator, translating into MSRSNRERTEQTRQALIAAGRRLFVEKGYAETATPEIVAAAGVTRGALYHHFEDKKALFRAVVECEAKAVAEAIEARSGSYDAPHAGLIAGASAYFDAMMTPGRTRLLLIEAPAVLGLPASATIDAENAEATLRAGLAAMLPAAGALLEPLTSLLSAAFDRAAIAIEAGAERRQYEQAIAVLLDGLADHLRR
- a CDS encoding VOC family protein codes for the protein MKSTSYYPVIMTDDVAGTASFYCTHFGFKVLFESDWYVHLQSAEEDHIALAILDGSHETIPAVARGRVSGLLLNVEVADVDAIYAACRSAGLPILREIRDEDFGQRHFITADPNGVLIDIIKPIPPSAEFAAMYDASALPG
- a CDS encoding sulfate transporter family protein, translated to MILDAARLSLANLFASETRSVFWKVLGLTILVLVGLWFALRGAFMAFLFPWLTSFFPDMPDWAGWFAFLFAILAGIGLALMLALLLSPVTALIAGLFLDDVADVIEKRDYPKDAPGTAMPLGPAMASSIKFLGVVILGNIVALLLLFIPGVNLVAFFLVNGYLLGREFFEFAAMRSRSPDEARLFRAKHASTVFLGGLMIALFLAIPFVNLLTPLFAAGMMVHLHKLISARDTGLRA
- a CDS encoding MurR/RpiR family transcriptional regulator; its protein translation is MEDFVHKLRQYAKTGTPAERRIAKYFTEHLNDLPFETAASVADRLDLSPMTVGRFLRALGYQGLDSVKVEIRETVTTSPAQLQSAMSELHADAAEGKPLAVLVAEQIQALHHIYHLTAQPHWSEAVSLISTAREVSIATHARLSSLANHFCQRLTQARDGVRTLDAADNRFAELFARLAVDDALLVIIDCRRFAKARLLARTARRYGYKVVLISPQQADWMADQSNVMLPLPPARAPDLDNLPPLIALLDCLSESVILQVGEEAALRRRRMMEFATVLGETANH
- a CDS encoding FGGY-family carbohydrate kinase yields the protein MRDHVVAVDIGTGSARAGVFDARGRLLAKAEHPIVMNRPRENHAEHDSEDIWSAACTAVRRAMEQSGIAAAAVGAIGFDATCSLVVRDLEGRQLSVSTGGERRFDTIVWLDHRALTEADFCTATEHRVLEHSGHVMSPEMQMPKLMWLKTKLPATWEKAGYFFDLADFMTWKSTGSPARSRCTLTAKWNYLAHLEKGWQQDFLERIGLDDLQARGNLPDETTPVGDSLGRLTEEAAEALGLTVDCHVAAGMIDAYAGALGALGGYAPDPVKREHQLALIAGTSSCIVTFSRERKPSHGMWGPYYEAVFPQSWLVEAGQSATGALLDHIVRMHAAGGEPTAALHQRIVARIAELRAEEGAAFGARIFVLPDFHGNRSPLADPHAVGVVSGLTLDTSFDGLCALYWRSAVGIALGIRHILEMMKEYGYMTDTLHIAGGHVKNPVLMELYSDATGCKVVVPKMNEAVLLGTAIAASVACGLYKDLAAAGEAMYPGADERLPNKAKQALYDRDYSRLLAMHRHRAELETMQ